A single region of the Paramicrobacterium fandaimingii genome encodes:
- a CDS encoding ABC transporter permease: MTTATLDTRKPLSNSVGLAETLSHSLSMARRGLIKIKRTPEQLVDVTVQPIIFTLMFTYIFGGAISGDVQSYLPVIIPGILVQTVITTSVVTGVQLREDMDKGVFDRFRSLPIARIAPLAGALLADTVRYTIATTLTFVMGFIMGWRAAGGIGSVVLAGLAVIVCAWAISWIFAFFGVIARTASSVQGISMIILFPLTFLSNAFVPVDTLPGFLQGFVQINPISHLVTAVRELANNGVVGGDLVISLIGAAVIVAVFAPLTVRAYMRKA; this comes from the coding sequence ATGACGACAGCAACACTCGATACCAGGAAGCCGCTGTCGAATTCCGTCGGCCTCGCCGAGACGCTCTCGCACTCGCTGTCGATGGCCCGCCGCGGCCTCATTAAGATCAAGCGCACACCAGAGCAGCTCGTCGACGTGACAGTGCAGCCGATCATCTTCACTCTGATGTTCACGTACATCTTCGGCGGTGCGATCTCGGGAGACGTGCAGAGTTACCTGCCCGTCATCATTCCCGGCATCCTCGTGCAGACGGTGATCACCACGTCTGTCGTCACGGGTGTGCAGCTGCGTGAAGACATGGACAAGGGCGTGTTCGACAGATTCCGTTCGCTGCCGATCGCGCGCATCGCGCCGTTGGCGGGCGCTCTGCTCGCCGACACCGTGCGCTATACGATCGCCACAACCCTCACGTTCGTGATGGGCTTCATTATGGGGTGGCGTGCTGCGGGCGGAATCGGCAGCGTCGTGCTCGCCGGACTCGCGGTGATCGTATGCGCGTGGGCCATCAGCTGGATCTTCGCCTTCTTCGGTGTCATCGCCCGCACGGCATCCAGTGTGCAGGGAATTTCGATGATCATCCTGTTTCCGCTGACGTTCCTCTCGAACGCCTTCGTGCCCGTCGACACGCTGCCCGGTTTTCTGCAGGGCTTCGTGCAGATCAACCCCATCTCGCACCTCGTGACTGCCGTGCGCGAGCTCGCCAACAACGGTGTCGTGGGCGGCGACCTGGTGATCTCGCTGATCGGTGCGGCCGTGATCGTCGCCGTGTTCGCCCCTCTCACGGTGCGTGCATACATGCGCAAGGCGTAG
- a CDS encoding cation:proton antiporter, which yields METFLVIAVLALVVIAAASALAPKIGVANPLLLVIFGIVVSLVSVVPDVHIEPEWILAGVLPPLLYSASVSMPTMDFRREFTAIGGLSVVLVVGSAVVLGLFFSWVIPGLSLAWGIALGAIISPTDAVATSIVKRIGVSSRVVTMLEGESLLNDATALVLLRSAVAGAAASVSLWSVVGSFAYSVAIASVIGVFVGWANLAVRSRVEDPTVNTVISFTIPFIASVPAEMLGASGLVAAVVAGLVTGRGAIKRLSPSHRIAEEQNWKTIELVLEGVVFLLMGLELKAIVAHSIAEDHGFSPLLYALGALAITLLVRMAYVGVLLLASRRRTERHRDMRPRLDAAQKRLDEHTADPAAFLGGPGAAAQRRGPGRGRGSDVQRGQQGPQPRGPRGARTLERFNARLRRMGADIDYFMSKPFGWREGSVVVWAGMRGAVTLAAAQTLPADTPHRSMLILVAFIVAVGSLLLQGGSLGWVVRRVKPSVESPVEQIAERRRMLTLLSEVADAVPESTEEGAARPSRALAVIEAQRAALLDARNDGTYSADALTNALAVLDADQIRLEMRGEASDAHE from the coding sequence ATGGAGACGTTTCTCGTCATCGCGGTGCTCGCCCTCGTGGTCATTGCCGCCGCATCGGCACTCGCGCCGAAGATCGGGGTGGCGAACCCGCTGCTGCTTGTGATTTTCGGCATCGTCGTGAGCCTCGTTTCCGTCGTTCCCGACGTGCACATCGAGCCGGAGTGGATACTCGCCGGTGTGTTGCCCCCGCTGCTGTACTCGGCGTCGGTATCGATGCCCACCATGGACTTTCGCCGCGAGTTCACCGCGATCGGAGGCCTCTCTGTGGTGCTCGTCGTCGGCAGCGCCGTCGTGCTCGGATTGTTCTTCTCGTGGGTGATCCCCGGGCTCAGCCTTGCGTGGGGCATTGCACTCGGAGCCATCATCAGCCCAACGGATGCTGTCGCCACATCCATCGTCAAACGCATCGGCGTGAGCTCACGTGTCGTCACGATGCTCGAGGGTGAAAGCCTGCTGAACGACGCGACAGCGCTCGTGCTGCTGCGTTCCGCGGTGGCTGGCGCCGCGGCATCCGTCTCGCTCTGGAGCGTTGTCGGAAGTTTCGCCTACTCGGTGGCGATCGCCTCGGTGATCGGCGTGTTCGTCGGTTGGGCAAACCTCGCGGTGCGCTCGCGCGTTGAAGACCCGACGGTGAACACCGTCATCTCGTTCACGATTCCCTTCATCGCGTCGGTGCCTGCCGAGATGCTCGGCGCGTCGGGGCTCGTCGCCGCCGTCGTTGCAGGACTTGTCACGGGGCGTGGCGCGATCAAGCGGCTGTCGCCCTCGCACCGCATCGCCGAGGAGCAGAACTGGAAGACAATAGAGCTGGTGCTCGAAGGTGTCGTGTTTCTGCTCATGGGGCTTGAGCTCAAAGCGATCGTCGCCCACAGCATCGCCGAAGACCACGGATTCTCGCCGCTGCTGTATGCCCTCGGCGCCCTTGCGATCACGCTGCTCGTGCGCATGGCCTACGTCGGCGTGCTGCTGTTGGCGTCGCGTCGGCGCACGGAGAGACACAGAGATATGCGCCCGCGGCTCGATGCCGCGCAAAAACGCCTCGATGAGCACACGGCCGATCCCGCCGCATTCCTCGGTGGCCCCGGAGCCGCCGCCCAACGCAGAGGGCCGGGACGTGGCCGAGGCAGCGACGTGCAGCGGGGTCAACAGGGGCCGCAGCCACGCGGGCCGCGGGGCGCCCGCACCCTCGAGCGCTTCAACGCGCGGCTGCGGCGCATGGGCGCTGACATCGACTACTTCATGAGCAAGCCGTTCGGGTGGCGAGAGGGCTCCGTCGTTGTGTGGGCGGGCATGCGGGGCGCGGTGACGCTTGCCGCGGCGCAGACCTTGCCTGCAGACACGCCGCATCGCTCGATGCTGATTCTTGTCGCGTTCATCGTCGCCGTCGGGTCGCTGCTGCTGCAGGGAGGATCGCTCGGTTGGGTGGTGCGCCGCGTCAAGCCGAGTGTCGAGAGCCCCGTCGAGCAGATCGCTGAGCGCCGACGGATGCTGACGCTCCTGAGCGAGGTGGCCGATGCCGTGCCCGAGAGCACAGAAGAGGGCGCCGCACGGCCCAGTCGAGCGCTCGCAGTCATTGAGGCGCAGCGTGCAGCCCTTCTCGACGCGCGCAACGACGGCACCTACTCAGCCGATGCCCTCACTAACGCACTTGCCGTGCTTGACGCAGACCAGATTCGCCTGGAGATGCGCGGCGAGGCGTCAGACGCACACGAGTAG
- a CDS encoding ATP-binding protein codes for MAEGENVSEDKGTVENDTVENVRIRVLGPVLVDDEPVSGPLPRRLIAALALAAPLVASTQRLVDDVWGDDVPDRPRAALQTLVSRARRLLGTEAIASGPAGYRLTVGTDLDIARRASEPDELAAALAHWHGDPGDDLGDAPVAESLRLQGATLHSSILRSRARALLNGGRLDEAVAALTPLVDASPIDEDSAVLLMRAHAENGHKTDALAVFARLRGALAEILGTTPGSDAIELNTKLLRDDSPQRKQIGVRARRGPLVGRDADIAAVEAAVDSHRLTTILGVGGLGKTSLAHEVARRSHAPLTVVVELAGATSPDDVLITVTSTLGIRTVSSVARLSDPLVLTDLRSRAVATLAERETLLVLDNCEHLVDAAASLADHVLSAVPTLRILATSRSPLAIEGEQVIALPQLSLTDAGGPGSAIELFLQRARAIRPGAELDPDAVHRICASLDGLPLAIELAAARVRSMSLDDIERRLRDRFALLTAVDRSAPARHRTLFAVIDWSWKLLEPRQRKTLRRLSLFADGFTAEAAGEVAGDGADVIDDLDALVMQSLVQVRDEGSAVRYRLLETVGEFARDRLDDAGERTMIDARYDEWITRLALDLFDQMLGAQQLDALTVAVTERENLVAALRHAITRSTSDVVYALFGLLSLVWSIRGEHEEFLGFGTDVLAASDDHAVSPRIINAAALGLSMLAVTFLMFGANRVAYPALSRLRHFVSTKHVTDARALTLTEMLALPPISTDAGAESLFSWVDAQLQHDDDARAAYAAVLGANGAENLGEYRRALEYARAGHARATALHDTWLQAMAASVVAQLLSQNERVAEVRPWAHAATDALAKIGADEDMVQARWMLSLAELHQGDASAARAMLADMGEDSPGELRGLLLALDAEIAVHDGRLTDAIAALDAGLAQLEISGGRSAPWLVLAMATRALTRRRSGVPRESLLADSDRLSARVRALIRVRGWSTDQPVTGSGIAAVGAIALDDAATAQTGVELLVLAEQMGYRRDFAVLSAPVLLAQAEQVRGADAVAEARAVAASLSPFGRLDRAAELLTLLARAQSGSGTHRAAADE; via the coding sequence GTGGCAGAGGGAGAGAACGTCTCGGAGGATAAGGGCACAGTGGAGAACGACACTGTGGAGAACGTACGCATACGCGTACTCGGCCCCGTGCTCGTCGACGACGAACCCGTGTCCGGACCGCTCCCCCGGCGGCTCATCGCTGCGCTCGCTCTCGCAGCTCCGCTCGTCGCCAGCACCCAGCGACTCGTTGACGACGTCTGGGGTGACGACGTTCCTGACCGTCCACGCGCCGCACTGCAAACGCTGGTCTCCCGGGCGCGAAGACTGCTCGGCACCGAGGCCATCGCGTCGGGCCCCGCCGGGTACCGGCTCACGGTCGGCACCGACCTTGACATCGCGCGTCGCGCATCAGAACCCGATGAACTCGCCGCGGCTCTGGCTCACTGGCACGGCGATCCCGGCGACGACCTCGGCGATGCACCCGTCGCCGAGAGCCTCCGTCTTCAAGGCGCGACGCTGCATTCAAGCATTCTTCGCTCGAGAGCACGCGCACTGCTGAACGGTGGTCGCCTCGACGAGGCGGTCGCCGCGCTCACCCCGCTTGTCGACGCCTCGCCCATTGATGAGGACTCGGCAGTTCTGCTGATGCGCGCGCACGCCGAAAACGGGCACAAAACAGACGCACTCGCCGTGTTCGCCCGACTGCGCGGCGCACTTGCCGAGATCCTCGGCACCACGCCAGGCAGCGATGCCATCGAGCTCAACACGAAGCTCCTGCGCGATGATTCACCGCAGCGCAAACAGATTGGTGTGCGTGCACGTCGTGGCCCCCTTGTGGGACGCGACGCCGACATCGCCGCGGTCGAGGCCGCCGTTGACTCGCACCGCCTCACGACCATCCTCGGCGTCGGCGGCCTCGGCAAAACCAGCCTGGCACACGAGGTGGCACGCCGATCTCACGCGCCACTCACTGTCGTTGTCGAGCTGGCCGGAGCGACAAGCCCCGATGACGTGCTCATCACGGTGACGTCGACTCTCGGCATCCGCACGGTCAGTTCGGTCGCCCGGTTGTCTGACCCGCTCGTGCTCACCGATCTGCGATCACGCGCCGTGGCGACGCTCGCCGAGCGCGAGACGCTGCTGGTTCTCGACAATTGCGAGCACCTCGTCGATGCGGCCGCATCCCTCGCCGATCACGTGCTCAGCGCCGTCCCGACGCTGCGCATTCTGGCAACAAGCAGGTCACCGCTCGCGATCGAAGGAGAGCAGGTAATCGCCCTCCCCCAGCTTTCCCTGACGGATGCCGGTGGGCCCGGCTCTGCCATCGAGCTGTTTCTGCAGCGCGCCCGCGCGATCAGACCGGGCGCCGAGCTTGATCCCGATGCCGTGCACCGCATCTGCGCGAGCCTCGACGGGCTCCCCCTCGCCATTGAGCTCGCCGCGGCACGTGTGCGCTCCATGTCCCTCGACGACATTGAGCGCCGGCTGCGCGACCGCTTTGCCCTGCTCACCGCCGTCGACCGCTCCGCTCCGGCGCGACACCGCACTTTGTTCGCCGTGATCGACTGGAGCTGGAAGCTTCTTGAACCACGGCAGCGCAAGACGCTGCGCCGTCTGTCTCTGTTCGCCGACGGGTTCACCGCCGAGGCAGCAGGCGAGGTAGCCGGCGACGGTGCCGACGTCATCGACGATCTCGACGCCCTCGTCATGCAATCGCTCGTTCAGGTGCGCGACGAGGGGTCTGCCGTGCGGTACCGCCTGCTGGAGACCGTCGGCGAGTTTGCCCGCGATCGTCTCGATGACGCTGGCGAACGCACGATGATCGACGCGCGGTACGACGAGTGGATTACCCGGTTGGCACTCGACCTCTTCGATCAGATGCTCGGCGCGCAGCAGCTCGATGCGCTCACCGTCGCTGTGACGGAACGCGAGAATCTCGTCGCGGCGCTGCGTCACGCGATCACGCGCTCCACAAGCGACGTGGTGTATGCCCTGTTCGGGTTGCTCTCGCTTGTCTGGTCGATCAGGGGCGAGCATGAGGAGTTCTTGGGCTTCGGCACCGACGTGCTGGCGGCATCCGATGATCATGCCGTTTCACCGCGCATCATCAACGCTGCGGCGCTGGGACTGTCGATGCTCGCCGTGACATTTCTGATGTTCGGCGCGAATCGCGTCGCCTACCCGGCACTCTCTCGTCTTCGACATTTCGTCAGCACGAAGCACGTCACCGATGCCCGCGCGCTCACCCTCACGGAGATGCTCGCGCTGCCCCCGATCAGCACAGACGCCGGCGCCGAGTCGCTGTTCTCCTGGGTGGACGCGCAGCTGCAGCACGATGACGATGCCCGAGCGGCCTATGCCGCTGTGCTTGGGGCAAACGGTGCAGAGAACCTCGGCGAATATCGCCGCGCCCTGGAGTACGCACGCGCCGGCCATGCCCGAGCAACTGCTCTGCACGACACCTGGCTTCAGGCAATGGCCGCGTCCGTCGTCGCCCAGCTTCTCAGCCAGAACGAGCGAGTTGCCGAGGTGAGGCCATGGGCACATGCTGCGACGGACGCGCTCGCGAAGATCGGTGCAGACGAAGACATGGTTCAAGCACGATGGATGCTGTCGCTCGCGGAGCTACACCAGGGCGACGCCTCGGCCGCGCGTGCGATGCTCGCCGACATGGGCGAAGATTCTCCCGGCGAGCTTCGCGGGCTTCTGCTGGCTCTCGACGCGGAGATCGCCGTTCATGATGGTCGCCTGACCGATGCGATCGCCGCGCTCGACGCCGGGTTGGCGCAGCTTGAGATCAGTGGCGGCCGCTCTGCGCCGTGGCTGGTGCTCGCCATGGCGACGAGGGCGCTGACCAGGCGCCGTTCCGGGGTGCCGCGCGAGTCGCTTCTCGCCGACTCCGACCGCCTCTCGGCACGTGTTCGTGCGCTGATTCGTGTGCGCGGCTGGTCAACCGATCAGCCGGTCACAGGGTCGGGCATCGCGGCTGTGGGGGCTATTGCCCTCGACGATGCCGCGACAGCGCAAACGGGCGTTGAACTTCTGGTGCTCGCCGAACAGATGGGCTACCGGCGTGATTTCGCCGTGCTGTCTGCCCCCGTCTTGCTCGCGCAGGCCGAACAGGTGCGAGGAGCCGATGCCGTCGCCGAGGCCCGCGCGGTCGCGGCATCCCTCTCCCCGTTTGGCCGCCTCGACCGCGCCGCCGAGCTTCTCACTCTGCTGGCACGTGCACAGTCGGGCTCGGGAACCCACCGGGCCGCAGCCGACGAGTGA
- a CDS encoding SLC13 family permease, with protein MSTIERLKSPGQLDTGLDKKTTRRRWIGFFGGILLAIAVFYAMPAELEHSPKITAATAVLMGVWWMTEAIPIPVTALIPVLVFPIAKMVDSDDNVVGFDDVGASYGNHIIFLFMGGFLIALAMQRWNLHRRIALHIVRLMGGKSQAMIGGFMIATGFISMWVSNTATAVMMLPLGTSVLALVSQQMKDQKGDTSAGTASDVIRTNFGTALMLGIAYSASLGSLSTIIGTPPNTLLVGYLASNFDIHIGFGQWMLVGLPLAIVFMFLCWYLLTHILFKPELKEIPGGRQLVSDELRKLGPMATGEKLVLAVFALAAVSWIFVPVIFEEPPIDDAGIAIAAGLILFLFPAKANRGVKLLTWESAVDLPWGVLLLFGGGLALSAQFTESGLSTWIGQQAEVVGVLPVILIVAIIATLILFLTELTSNTATSATFLPVVGGVAMGIGLDPMLLAIPTALAATCAFMLPVATPPNAVAFGSGYVTIASMIRGGIWLNLIGIVLVTATTMTLAVWVFGLTY; from the coding sequence ATGTCTACGATCGAACGTCTGAAATCTCCGGGTCAGCTCGACACCGGCCTCGATAAGAAAACAACGCGACGACGATGGATTGGGTTCTTCGGCGGCATCCTGCTGGCCATCGCCGTCTTCTACGCCATGCCGGCCGAGCTCGAACACTCGCCCAAGATCACAGCGGCGACCGCGGTGCTCATGGGTGTGTGGTGGATGACCGAGGCGATCCCCATCCCCGTCACCGCGCTCATTCCCGTGCTCGTCTTTCCCATCGCGAAGATGGTCGATTCAGACGACAATGTCGTCGGCTTCGATGACGTTGGCGCGTCATACGGCAACCACATCATCTTTCTGTTCATGGGCGGGTTTCTCATCGCCCTCGCCATGCAGCGCTGGAACCTGCATCGTCGCATCGCCCTGCACATCGTGCGTCTCATGGGCGGCAAATCGCAGGCGATGATCGGCGGGTTCATGATCGCCACCGGGTTCATCAGCATGTGGGTCTCGAACACGGCGACGGCCGTCATGATGCTGCCACTCGGCACGTCGGTTCTCGCACTCGTTTCGCAGCAGATGAAAGATCAGAAGGGCGACACATCAGCCGGCACGGCATCGGACGTGATTCGGACGAATTTCGGAACCGCGCTCATGCTGGGAATCGCGTATTCGGCATCACTCGGTTCGCTGAGCACGATCATCGGCACCCCGCCCAACACGCTGCTCGTCGGTTATCTGGCGAGCAACTTCGACATTCACATCGGGTTCGGCCAATGGATGCTCGTCGGGCTGCCGCTCGCGATCGTGTTCATGTTTCTCTGCTGGTACCTGTTGACGCACATTCTGTTCAAACCGGAGCTGAAAGAGATTCCTGGCGGGCGTCAGCTCGTTTCAGACGAGCTGCGCAAACTCGGCCCGATGGCAACGGGGGAGAAGCTCGTTCTCGCTGTCTTCGCGCTGGCCGCCGTGAGCTGGATCTTCGTTCCGGTCATCTTTGAAGAGCCGCCGATCGACGACGCAGGGATCGCGATCGCCGCGGGGCTGATTCTCTTTCTCTTTCCAGCCAAGGCGAATCGCGGCGTCAAACTGCTCACCTGGGAGTCGGCCGTCGACCTTCCGTGGGGAGTGCTGCTGCTCTTCGGGGGAGGGCTCGCGCTGTCGGCGCAGTTCACCGAATCGGGACTGTCGACCTGGATCGGTCAGCAGGCCGAGGTCGTCGGCGTCCTTCCGGTGATCCTGATCGTCGCGATCATCGCCACGCTGATCCTGTTTCTCACCGAACTGACGAGCAACACGGCGACGTCGGCGACCTTCCTCCCCGTTGTCGGCGGCGTCGCGATGGGCATCGGCCTCGACCCGATGCTGCTGGCGATTCCGACGGCGCTCGCGGCAACGTGCGCCTTCATGCTGCCTGTGGCAACGCCTCCCAATGCTGTCGCGTTCGGCTCGGGATACGTGACGATCGCATCGATGATCAGGGGAGGAATCTGGCTGAACCTGATCGGCATCGTGCTGGTGACGGCGACGACCATGACGCTCGCCGTCTGGGTGTTCGGTTTGACGTACTGA
- a CDS encoding ATP-binding cassette domain-containing protein has protein sequence MTPSELAVDATGLVKIFGGNRAVDGVDLTVRAGTVYGVLGPNGAGKTTTISMLATLLRPDAGSARIFGHDVQKEAGVVRQLIGVTGQYASVDESLSATENLVLFGRLLGLSGRDAKRTANNLLEEFSLTDAARRPLKKFSGGMRRRLDLAASLISRPPLIFLDEPTTGLDPRTRNQMWDTIRRLVTEGSTVLLTTQYLDEADQLADRIAVIDTGRVVAEGTADQLKASVGTSALQVRLVDDADAEPAVRAMRDVLGFHGEPAVQGDAISVPMADADRVTDLLIELRSRGIHLAEMSVQKPTLDEVFLAITGHAAEPAADELEGAHS, from the coding sequence ATGACACCCTCAGAACTCGCGGTTGACGCGACAGGTCTCGTCAAGATCTTCGGCGGCAATCGCGCCGTCGACGGCGTCGACCTCACCGTGCGCGCTGGAACCGTTTATGGAGTTCTCGGCCCCAACGGCGCAGGTAAGACGACGACGATCAGCATGCTCGCAACACTGCTGCGGCCGGATGCTGGCAGCGCGCGCATCTTCGGCCACGATGTGCAGAAAGAAGCAGGAGTCGTGCGCCAGCTGATCGGCGTGACGGGGCAGTACGCCTCTGTCGACGAGTCCCTCAGCGCAACCGAGAACCTCGTGCTCTTCGGTCGGCTGCTCGGCCTCAGCGGCCGCGACGCGAAGCGCACAGCAAACAACCTGCTCGAGGAATTTTCACTCACGGACGCCGCCAGGCGGCCCCTCAAGAAGTTTTCCGGCGGAATGCGCCGTCGACTCGACCTCGCGGCGAGCCTCATTTCGCGGCCGCCCCTGATCTTTCTCGATGAGCCGACGACCGGCCTCGACCCCCGCACGCGCAACCAGATGTGGGACACGATCCGCCGCCTCGTGACGGAGGGCTCCACCGTGCTGCTCACGACGCAGTACCTCGACGAGGCAGACCAGCTCGCCGACCGCATTGCCGTGATCGACACGGGGCGCGTGGTCGCCGAAGGAACGGCAGACCAGCTCAAGGCCTCGGTCGGAACATCGGCGCTGCAGGTGCGCCTCGTCGACGATGCCGACGCCGAGCCTGCCGTGCGGGCGATGCGCGACGTTCTCGGCTTCCACGGCGAACCCGCGGTGCAGGGCGATGCGATCAGCGTGCCCATGGCCGATGCCGATCGGGTGACCGACCTGCTCATCGAACTGCGAAGCCGCGGCATCCATCTTGCCGAGATGAGCGTTCAGAAGCCCACCCTCGACGAGGTATTTCTCGCCATCACCGGCCACGCGGCAGAGCCCGCTGCCGACGAGCTCGAAGGAGCACACTCATGA
- a CDS encoding type II toxin-antitoxin system VapC family toxin yields the protein MAYYLDTSALVKLVVAEAESAALHEWLTSCESELVTCDLARTELMRAVRPVSPDRAVRAREVLESVFSLSLSTATYDAAARLQPPELCSLDAVHLAAALELGADLEGIIVYDGHLADAAGSYGITTIAPA from the coding sequence GTGGCGTACTATCTCGACACGTCGGCGCTTGTAAAACTCGTTGTTGCCGAAGCAGAATCGGCGGCACTTCACGAATGGCTCACCTCGTGCGAGAGCGAGCTGGTCACGTGCGACCTCGCTCGAACAGAGCTCATGCGTGCAGTGCGGCCCGTCTCGCCTGACCGTGCAGTGCGGGCCCGCGAGGTGCTGGAGTCCGTGTTCTCACTGTCCCTATCGACGGCTACGTACGACGCGGCCGCACGGCTTCAGCCGCCTGAACTGTGCAGTCTCGACGCCGTCCACCTCGCTGCGGCCCTCGAGCTCGGAGCGGACCTCGAAGGGATCATCGTGTATGACGGCCACCTCGCTGATGCTGCCGGCTCCTACGGCATCACAACGATCGCTCCGGCGTGA
- a CDS encoding class I SAM-dependent methyltransferase, with the protein MTPTFDWDAYYKAMSGRPPRKNLIAALEHWGDRPPGHAVDLGAGDGLETRELASRGWRVTAIDGDAGLPDRLHEIEGVTARRTDFAQIAELPASDLVFSGFALPFCPHEHFDALWGAIRTCLRPGGLLAVEFFGMRDEWAGTPGMTFHTRNDVERMLWGLETLLLDEDERDGRAFDGPKHWHVFHVIARCLDG; encoded by the coding sequence ATGACGCCGACGTTCGATTGGGATGCCTATTACAAGGCGATGTCGGGCCGGCCGCCGCGCAAGAATCTGATCGCTGCACTCGAGCATTGGGGCGATCGACCTCCCGGACACGCGGTCGACCTCGGGGCGGGCGACGGTCTTGAAACGCGTGAGCTTGCCTCTCGCGGCTGGCGCGTCACGGCGATTGACGGCGACGCCGGGTTACCCGATCGGCTGCACGAAATCGAGGGCGTCACTGCGCGGAGGACAGACTTTGCGCAGATCGCCGAGCTGCCGGCATCCGATCTGGTCTTCTCGGGTTTTGCCCTGCCGTTCTGCCCCCATGAGCACTTCGACGCGCTGTGGGGAGCGATTCGCACGTGTCTGCGCCCGGGCGGCCTTCTCGCCGTCGAATTCTTTGGCATGCGGGATGAGTGGGCGGGAACGCCGGGCATGACCTTCCACACCCGTAACGATGTCGAACGGATGCTGTGGGGGCTCGAGACGCTGCTTCTCGACGAAGACGAGCGCGACGGGCGCGCGTTCGACGGGCCGAAGCACTGGCACGTCTTTCATGTGATTGCGCGCTGCCTCGACGGGTGA
- a CDS encoding type II toxin-antitoxin system Phd/YefM family antitoxin, with the protein MDDVGIRALKQNASAVVASVAEGRSVTITDRGRPVAQLSPLVSGELNRLLVSGRLRAPRRSLRDLSVPAPGELTPALRGQRDDERY; encoded by the coding sequence ATGGATGATGTTGGCATTAGAGCACTGAAGCAAAATGCGTCAGCCGTCGTCGCCTCGGTCGCCGAGGGGCGCTCAGTGACGATCACGGATCGAGGGCGCCCGGTCGCACAGCTGTCGCCGCTAGTCTCTGGCGAACTCAATCGCCTCCTGGTGTCTGGTCGGCTACGCGCGCCTCGGCGCTCGCTCCGAGATCTATCTGTTCCCGCACCGGGCGAACTGACGCCCGCACTGCGAGGTCAGCGCGACGACGAGCGCTACTGA
- a CDS encoding MarR family winged helix-turn-helix transcriptional regulator, with protein sequence MMDPENTSSNIYALDASDPQSRLIDRSGLDDTDVRQISELMGSLGNLRDAEHRLSEASLRYMKLNQTDMRALHYLIVAHNRQQIATPGAIATHLGISTASTTKLLDRLEKGTHITRQPHPHDRRALAISITPETREAAMATVGRQQAKRFHAAARLSPAERVVVMRFIDDMANEIDPTNLDWAEPNSPAE encoded by the coding sequence ATGATGGATCCCGAGAACACCTCGTCGAACATCTATGCGCTCGACGCGAGTGACCCGCAGAGTCGACTGATCGATCGGTCGGGACTCGACGACACCGATGTGCGCCAGATCAGCGAGCTGATGGGGTCACTCGGCAACCTGCGCGACGCCGAGCATCGGCTGTCAGAAGCATCCCTGCGGTATATGAAGCTCAACCAGACGGACATGCGCGCGCTGCATTACCTGATCGTCGCGCACAACCGGCAGCAGATCGCAACGCCCGGAGCGATAGCGACACACCTCGGCATCTCGACGGCATCCACGACAAAGCTTCTCGATCGCCTTGAGAAGGGCACCCACATCACGCGGCAGCCGCACCCCCACGATCGGCGCGCGCTCGCGATATCCATCACGCCCGAGACGCGTGAAGCCGCGATGGCCACCGTCGGTCGCCAGCAGGCGAAGCGGTTCCATGCTGCGGCGCGCCTCAGCCCCGCCGAGCGCGTCGTGGTCATGCGATTTATCGACGACATGGCCAACGAGATAGACCCCACCAATCTCGACTGGGCAGAGCCGAACTCCCCCGCGGAATAG